The Sphingopyxis fribergensis genome contains a region encoding:
- a CDS encoding efflux transporter outer membrane subunit translates to MPLLASACAAGPAYAPRRPPAASAGPFITTVDGIDRAGDLPDDWWRLYRDPALDSLIEQALAANTDLRVASANLARARAIIREARAGRLPSTEVSGGVSYGDSAQVDAPVGNDAQWSQNAGVALSWEADLFGRIGRAVEAARADAEAVEAARDAVRVTVAAETTRAYLDACAAAYALSVARQSLQTSTESRRVVTEQARAGSASRLDVERAAAAEATARAALPAFEGQRQVALFELAALLGTTPGNVPETARRCAVPPEPTAAAIPIGDGAALLRRRPDLRQAERQLAADTARIGVATADLYPVISLGGSGTFFRNDVVRGSDSFSFSLGPLLSWRFPNMSVARARLRQAEAQGAASLAAFDGKVITALKEVEQALAIVATEQRRLAALREAQDRSERAYELADRRYRAGSIGLLDVLVAQSDLLAARASHAASLRRLSLARVDLFKALGGGWQQARSTDSALLSERSVK, encoded by the coding sequence TTGCCGCTGCTCGCTTCGGCTTGCGCGGCCGGCCCTGCCTATGCCCCCCGCAGACCCCCCGCTGCGTCGGCAGGGCCGTTCATCACGACGGTCGACGGCATCGACCGGGCTGGCGACCTGCCCGACGATTGGTGGCGGCTCTACCGCGATCCGGCGCTCGACAGCCTGATCGAGCAGGCCCTCGCGGCCAACACGGACCTGCGCGTCGCATCGGCCAATCTCGCCAGAGCGCGCGCGATCATTCGGGAGGCGCGCGCCGGACGGCTGCCATCCACCGAGGTATCGGGCGGCGTCAGCTATGGCGATTCCGCACAGGTCGACGCGCCGGTCGGCAATGACGCGCAATGGTCGCAGAACGCCGGAGTCGCGCTTTCCTGGGAAGCCGATCTGTTCGGCCGGATCGGGCGCGCCGTCGAGGCGGCCCGCGCCGATGCCGAAGCGGTCGAAGCCGCCCGCGATGCCGTGCGCGTGACCGTCGCTGCGGAAACGACCCGCGCCTATCTGGACGCCTGCGCGGCGGCTTACGCTTTATCGGTGGCGCGGCAGTCGTTGCAGACCAGCACGGAAAGCCGGCGCGTGGTGACGGAGCAGGCGCGCGCCGGATCGGCAAGCCGGCTCGACGTGGAACGGGCGGCAGCAGCGGAGGCGACCGCGAGGGCAGCGCTGCCGGCGTTCGAGGGACAGCGGCAGGTCGCCCTGTTCGAACTGGCGGCCCTGTTGGGCACGACGCCGGGCAATGTGCCCGAAACCGCGCGGCGCTGCGCGGTGCCGCCTGAACCCACTGCCGCCGCCATTCCCATCGGAGACGGCGCGGCATTGCTGCGGCGAAGGCCCGATCTCAGGCAGGCCGAGCGGCAGCTTGCGGCAGACACAGCGAGGATCGGCGTGGCGACCGCCGACCTCTATCCGGTCATCAGCCTTGGCGGTTCCGGCACCTTCTTCCGCAACGACGTGGTGCGGGGAAGCGATTCCTTCAGTTTCTCGCTTGGTCCCCTGCTGTCGTGGCGGTTCCCCAACATGTCGGTCGCCCGCGCGCGGCTGCGCCAGGCGGAGGCGCAGGGCGCGGCATCGCTGGCCGCGTTCGACGGGAAGGTCATCACGGCGCTCAAGGAGGTCGAACAGGCCCTCGCCATCGTAGCGACCGAACAGCGCCGGCTGGCCGCGCTGCGCGAGGCGCAGGACCGATCGGAGCGAGCCTACGAGCTTGCCGACAGGCGCTATCGCGCCGGTTCGATCGGATTGCTCGATGTGCTGGTCGCCCAGTCCGACTTGCTGGCCGCGCGAGCCTCCCATGCGGCTTCGCTGCGGCGACTGTCGCTGGCGCGGGTCGACCTGTTCAAGGCGCTCGGCGGCGGCTGGCAGCAAGCGCGGTCGACCGACAGCGCCCTCCTTTCCGAAAGGTCAGTAAAGTGA
- a CDS encoding DoxX family protein gives MNKALPLLSTILAWLLAAFFLFGAYGNALISEEYAAAYAAWGYPDWFHYVTAVLELTAGILLMRSATRPFGAALGASVMAAATLTTLVNADYDHAVAPAVVLAVSLSVLGLSVALGRNRRA, from the coding sequence GTGAATAAGGCTCTTCCCCTGTTATCGACGATATTGGCGTGGCTGCTGGCGGCATTTTTCCTGTTCGGAGCCTATGGCAACGCCCTCATTTCCGAAGAATATGCCGCCGCCTATGCGGCCTGGGGCTATCCGGACTGGTTCCATTATGTCACGGCCGTCCTGGAACTGACGGCCGGCATTTTGTTGATGCGATCCGCCACCCGGCCGTTCGGCGCCGCGCTCGGAGCTTCGGTCATGGCGGCCGCGACGCTCACTACGTTGGTGAATGCGGACTACGACCATGCTGTCGCGCCTGCCGTGGTGCTTGCAGTCTCACTCTCCGTTCTCGGGCTTTCCGTCGCTTTGGGGCGGAACAGAAGGGCATGA
- a CDS encoding YbaK/EbsC family protein: MMAWLRGSAHGVADEGKSRTRIGFDEKNEGKVMNKVEKVRQALRAAGHADSIAEFPAGTQTAEDAAASVGCSVAQIAKSIVFRAGEDVVLVIASGAHRIDRSKVAAVTERAVKSADAAWVQEQTGFVVGGVPPLGHDCDPVTIIDAALLSLDSIWAAAGSPTHAFRTNAKDLIRMTGGIVADVRQG; the protein is encoded by the coding sequence ATGATGGCGTGGCTGCGAGGCAGCGCGCATGGCGTTGCCGACGAGGGAAAGTCGAGGACAAGGATCGGGTTCGATGAGAAGAATGAAGGGAAAGTCATGAACAAGGTCGAGAAGGTGCGGCAAGCGCTGCGCGCTGCCGGGCATGCGGACAGCATTGCTGAATTTCCGGCAGGAACGCAGACTGCCGAGGATGCGGCGGCTTCTGTCGGCTGCTCTGTCGCGCAGATAGCGAAGTCGATCGTCTTTCGCGCCGGCGAGGATGTAGTTCTGGTGATCGCATCGGGCGCTCATCGGATCGACCGCAGCAAGGTCGCGGCGGTGACGGAAAGGGCGGTCAAATCCGCGGACGCCGCATGGGTGCAGGAACAAACCGGTTTCGTCGTTGGAGGCGTTCCTCCCTTGGGCCATGACTGCGACCCGGTCACGATCATCGATGCCGCGTTGCTCTCGCTCGACTCCATTTGGGCGGCCGCCGGCTCGCCGACTCATGCATTTCGCACAAACGCGAAGGATCTGATCCGTATGACGGGCGGTATCGTCGCCGATGTCAGGCAGGGGTGA
- a CDS encoding efflux transporter outer membrane subunit — protein sequence MTSIAKLSPAVLLLGLAGCATVGSNYVPPQIEAPGAYAAQPVGVEDAAVETAWWKLFGDPALDGLIAEALAANLDARLAVARLEEARALAGVSRAARLPGGGVDASYQRRRPADAERPVGQPREGDVLRLGAEASWEIDLFGRIRRGVEAAEADVGGAEALLRSARAAVTADVASHYFELRGSEAALAIAHRQIETQRRSLEVTYKLERAGAGARFDVVRAEAALSAVEATLPGIEQRIGTARHALAVLLGQTPQSFAGPAATTTDLPQVTQIGVGAPADLLRRRPDIAAAERALAAATARRGVAEADLFPTVRLSGFIGLLAGGFESLFSGGALAFSGGPSLDWGVFDMPRLRAQVRVADARVDAALIDYHRTVLIALRDVEDALTTYGAVRTSLAMRDQQVGASREAARMASVRFREGEGQYLDVLDAERSLYEAEATLVAARSDHLLSVVEIHRALGGGWEVCEMENGSDCTG from the coding sequence ATGACATCGATCGCCAAACTTTCACCCGCCGTCCTGCTCCTTGGCCTGGCCGGGTGCGCTACCGTCGGCTCCAACTATGTTCCCCCGCAGATCGAGGCACCCGGCGCCTATGCTGCGCAGCCGGTGGGCGTCGAAGATGCCGCTGTCGAAACCGCGTGGTGGAAACTGTTCGGCGACCCGGCGCTCGATGGTTTGATCGCCGAGGCGCTCGCGGCCAATCTCGACGCGCGGCTCGCCGTCGCACGGCTTGAGGAGGCGCGCGCACTCGCCGGCGTGTCGCGCGCGGCGCGGCTTCCTGGCGGCGGTGTTGATGCCTCCTATCAGCGCCGCCGTCCGGCCGATGCCGAGCGTCCGGTCGGTCAGCCACGCGAGGGCGATGTTTTGCGCCTCGGGGCAGAAGCCAGCTGGGAGATCGATCTGTTCGGCCGTATCCGCCGCGGGGTCGAAGCCGCCGAGGCCGACGTCGGTGGCGCCGAGGCACTGCTGCGCTCGGCCCGCGCGGCGGTTACGGCGGACGTCGCCAGCCATTATTTTGAATTGCGCGGAAGCGAGGCCGCGCTTGCGATCGCGCATCGCCAGATCGAAACCCAGCGGCGTTCGCTCGAAGTCACATATAAGCTGGAGCGCGCCGGCGCGGGCGCGCGTTTCGATGTCGTTCGCGCAGAGGCTGCGCTGTCCGCCGTCGAGGCGACGCTACCCGGGATCGAACAGCGCATCGGCACCGCGCGTCATGCGCTCGCCGTCCTGCTTGGCCAGACACCGCAAAGCTTCGCCGGTCCCGCCGCGACGACAACCGACCTGCCGCAGGTCACACAGATCGGCGTCGGCGCGCCCGCCGACCTGTTGCGGCGGCGGCCTGATATCGCCGCCGCCGAACGCGCGCTCGCCGCCGCCACCGCACGGCGCGGCGTCGCCGAGGCCGATCTATTCCCGACGGTGCGCCTGTCCGGGTTCATCGGGCTTCTCGCGGGCGGGTTCGAATCCTTGTTCAGCGGCGGTGCGCTTGCTTTCTCGGGCGGCCCCAGCCTCGATTGGGGGGTGTTCGATATGCCGCGGCTGCGCGCGCAGGTCCGTGTCGCCGATGCCCGCGTCGATGCGGCACTCATCGATTACCACCGGACCGTCCTGATCGCGCTTCGCGATGTCGAGGACGCGTTGACGACCTATGGTGCGGTCCGGACCAGCCTCGCGATGCGCGACCAGCAGGTCGGCGCCAGTCGCGAAGCGGCGCGAATGGCGTCGGTTCGCTTTCGCGAGGGCGAGGGCCAATATCTGGACGTTCTCGATGCCGAACGCAGCCTGTACGAAGCCGAAGCCACCCTCGTCGCGGCGCGCTCTGACCATCTCCTGTCGGTGGTCGAAATTCACCGCGCGCTCGGCGGCGGCTGGGAGGTGTGCGAAATGGAAAATGGTTCAGATTGCACCGGGTAA
- a CDS encoding efflux RND transporter permease subunit — protein MNFPRFFIDRPIFAIVLSVLLLIAGLLALLRLPLSEYPAVAPPTVTVVAAYPGASPEVIAETVASPIEQAVNGVEGMLYMASQASTDGRMTLTVTFAQGTDPDIAQVQVQNRVSRALPRLPETVQRLGVTTQKVAPDALMVVHLLSPSKRYDPLYISNYALLQVRDEIARIPGIADVVVWGAGEYSMRVWLDPARIASRGLTASDIVAAIRAQNVEVAAGSVGRQPSPAAAQQVALDVKGRLATEEEFAAIVVKTGADGQLTRLGEVARIEMGANDYALRSLLDGEPAIALQILQSPGANALDTAAQVRATMDRLSNGFPDGLEHRIAYDPTIFVEASIASVIVTLLEATLLVVLVVILFLQTWRASIIPLVAVPVSLVGTLAVMYLFGFSLNTLSLFGLVLSIGIVVDDAIVVVENVERHIGLGETPREAARKAMAEVTGPIIAITSVLAAVFIPTAFLGGLQGEFYRQFALTVAISTILSAVNSLTLSPALAGVLLKGHDAPRDRIQRAIDKGFGWLFRPFNRAFDRGSVAYVGGVRRVVRRGAVAGFVYAGLLGLTWFAFDKLPAGFVPAQDKYYLVGIVQLPNGASLDRTQAVAEQVSKIALAEPGVESVVAFPGLSINGFVNVPNAAVMFVMLDPFSERTSPDMAAGAIAGRLQGKYAAVPDGFVGVFPPPPVPGLGATGGFKMQIEDRSGAGYEALAAASAKVMAAAAKEPALAGLMTSYNVASPELSVDVDRAKAAAQGVAMTDVFDTMQVYLGSLYVNDFNRFGRTYQVYAQAEADARAQPDAVGRLQVRNAQGEMVPLATLVTTAPGAGPDRIIHYNGFPSADISGGPAPGFSSGQAVAAMERIARAELPDGMTFEWTDLTYQEKTAGNAALYIFPLAVLLAFLILAAQYNSWSLPLAVLLIVPMCLLSALVGVWLTGGDINIFTQIAFVVLVGLAAKNAILIVEFARAQEDEGLDPLAAALEACRLRLRPILMTSIAFIAGAVPLAIATGAGAEMRQAMGIAVFAGMLGVTLFGLFLTPLFYVVIRKAVLRREARRLSSPDTKPQELTL, from the coding sequence ATGAACTTCCCCCGCTTCTTCATCGACCGGCCGATCTTCGCGATCGTGCTGTCGGTGCTGCTGCTGATCGCGGGCCTGCTTGCGCTCCTCCGCCTGCCGCTCAGCGAATATCCGGCGGTGGCGCCCCCGACGGTGACCGTTGTCGCCGCCTATCCCGGCGCTTCGCCCGAGGTCATCGCCGAAACCGTCGCAAGCCCGATCGAGCAGGCGGTCAACGGCGTCGAGGGCATGCTCTATATGGCGAGCCAGGCCTCCACCGACGGCCGGATGACCCTCACGGTCACCTTCGCACAAGGGACCGATCCCGACATCGCGCAGGTTCAGGTTCAGAACCGGGTGTCGCGCGCGCTGCCGCGCTTGCCCGAGACGGTACAGCGGCTGGGCGTGACCACGCAAAAGGTTGCGCCCGATGCGCTGATGGTCGTGCATCTTCTCTCGCCATCGAAGCGTTATGACCCGCTCTACATCTCCAACTATGCGCTGCTCCAGGTTCGCGACGAAATCGCGCGCATTCCCGGTATCGCCGATGTGGTCGTCTGGGGCGCCGGCGAATATTCGATGCGCGTCTGGCTCGACCCGGCGCGGATCGCTTCGCGCGGCCTGACCGCGAGCGACATCGTCGCTGCGATCCGCGCACAGAATGTAGAGGTCGCCGCGGGCAGCGTCGGGCGCCAGCCCAGCCCCGCCGCCGCGCAGCAGGTCGCGCTCGACGTCAAAGGCCGCCTCGCGACCGAGGAGGAGTTCGCCGCGATCGTCGTCAAGACCGGCGCCGACGGCCAGCTCACCCGGCTGGGCGAGGTCGCCCGGATCGAAATGGGTGCCAACGACTACGCGCTGCGCTCGCTGCTCGACGGCGAGCCCGCGATCGCGCTCCAGATATTGCAAAGCCCGGGCGCCAACGCGCTCGACACGGCGGCACAGGTTCGGGCGACGATGGACCGGCTCTCGAACGGGTTCCCGGACGGGCTGGAGCATCGCATCGCCTATGATCCGACGATCTTCGTCGAGGCTTCGATCGCAAGCGTGATCGTCACGCTGCTCGAGGCGACGCTCCTCGTCGTTCTTGTCGTGATCCTCTTCCTTCAGACCTGGCGCGCGTCGATCATTCCGCTCGTCGCGGTGCCCGTCTCGTTGGTCGGGACATTGGCGGTGATGTATTTGTTCGGCTTTTCGCTGAACACGCTGTCGCTGTTCGGACTGGTGCTATCGATCGGCATCGTCGTCGATGACGCAATTGTCGTCGTCGAGAATGTCGAGCGCCACATCGGGCTTGGCGAAACGCCGCGCGAAGCCGCGCGCAAGGCGATGGCAGAGGTTACGGGGCCGATCATCGCGATCACCTCGGTCCTCGCCGCGGTCTTCATCCCCACTGCCTTTCTTGGCGGTTTGCAGGGCGAATTCTATCGCCAGTTCGCGCTTACCGTCGCCATCTCGACCATCCTGTCGGCGGTCAATTCGCTGACGCTGTCGCCCGCGCTCGCCGGGGTGCTGCTCAAAGGCCATGACGCGCCGCGCGACCGCATCCAGCGCGCGATCGACAAGGGCTTTGGCTGGCTGTTCCGGCCCTTCAATCGCGCCTTCGATCGCGGCTCGGTCGCCTATGTCGGCGGCGTGCGACGTGTCGTCCGGCGCGGCGCGGTCGCGGGATTCGTCTATGCCGGATTGCTCGGCCTGACCTGGTTCGCCTTTGACAAGCTGCCCGCCGGTTTCGTGCCTGCGCAGGACAAATATTATCTCGTCGGCATCGTCCAGCTCCCGAACGGCGCGTCGCTCGACCGCACCCAGGCGGTGGCCGAGCAGGTCTCGAAGATCGCGCTGGCGGAGCCCGGGGTCGAAAGTGTCGTCGCCTTTCCGGGCCTGTCGATCAACGGATTCGTCAACGTGCCGAACGCCGCCGTCATGTTCGTGATGCTCGATCCTTTTTCCGAGCGCACTTCGCCGGACATGGCGGCGGGAGCGATCGCCGGACGACTGCAGGGCAAATATGCCGCTGTCCCCGACGGTTTCGTCGGCGTTTTTCCGCCTCCTCCGGTTCCCGGTCTCGGCGCGACCGGCGGGTTCAAGATGCAGATCGAGGACCGCTCGGGCGCGGGTTATGAGGCGCTCGCTGCTGCCAGCGCCAAGGTGATGGCGGCTGCTGCCAAGGAGCCGGCGCTTGCCGGACTGATGACCAGCTATAATGTCGCCTCGCCCGAACTTTCGGTCGATGTCGACCGGGCCAAGGCGGCGGCTCAAGGCGTGGCGATGACCGATGTGTTCGACACAATGCAGGTCTATCTCGGCTCGCTCTATGTCAACGACTTCAACCGCTTCGGCCGCACCTATCAGGTTTATGCGCAGGCCGAAGCCGACGCGCGGGCGCAGCCTGATGCCGTCGGGCGGCTTCAGGTCCGCAACGCCCAGGGCGAGATGGTCCCGCTCGCGACGCTGGTCACGACCGCGCCCGGCGCGGGCCCGGATCGCATCATCCACTATAACGGCTTTCCATCGGCTGATATCAGCGGCGGTCCCGCGCCGGGCTTCAGCTCGGGGCAGGCGGTCGCGGCGATGGAACGGATCGCGCGCGCCGAACTGCCCGACGGCATGACCTTCGAGTGGACCGATCTGACCTATCAGGAAAAGACCGCGGGCAATGCCGCCCTCTACATCTTCCCGCTCGCCGTGCTCCTCGCCTTCCTGATCCTTGCGGCGCAGTATAACAGCTGGTCGCTGCCGCTGGCGGTCCTGCTCATCGTGCCGATGTGTCTCTTGAGCGCGCTCGTCGGGGTCTGGCTGACCGGCGGCGACATCAACATCTTCACTCAAATCGCCTTTGTCGTGCTGGTGGGACTGGCCGCGAAAAATGCGATCCTGATCGTCGAGTTCGCGCGCGCGCAGGAGGACGAAGGTCTCGATCCGCTTGCCGCAGCGCTCGAGGCCTGCCGGTTAAGACTTCGCCCGATCTTGATGACGTCGATCGCCTTCATCGCCGGCGCGGTCCCCCTGGCGATCGCCACAGGGGCGGGCGCCGAAATGCGGCAGGCCATGGGCATCGCGGTGTTCGCCGGCATGCTCGGGGTGACGCTCTTCGGCCTCTTCCTCACCCCGCTCTTCTACGTCGTGATCCGCAAGGCCGTTCTGCGGCGCGAGGCGCGGCGCCTTTCAAGCCCGGACACCAAGCCGCAGGAATTGACCCTATGA
- a CDS encoding efflux RND transporter periplasmic adaptor subunit: MRKSRVAAALGMILATGLVVFWVGGPGGDEQAAAPAPPMVLAASVVVQDHVPRSTYTGRLTAVETVDLKPRVSGYIAHVSVPEGQIVRRGQILFRLDSAPFAARHAAARAATREAEARLGLAAAEDVRARRLVAEGVAGRERSDVTTATLREREAQVASARAAERLAALDLRYAGVEAPIAGRVGQILVTRGNLVAGGEAATPLTTIVSVDPLFVEFDVDEATYLRSLADRRGQGAGAKVDVRLEDGSKRSARLDFIGNRLDRATGTIRARAILPNPGGRLAPGLFAEVDIATGDTRPAILVSDLAIGVEQGRRFVLVLGAKNVTEYRPVTLGPIVDGLRVVEKGLRPGDRVIVKGLAGPGMAVKPKIVPMPRGNGVQKAGVQREAAR, from the coding sequence ATGCGAAAATCACGGGTTGCCGCGGCACTGGGTATGATATTGGCGACGGGGCTGGTGGTGTTTTGGGTGGGCGGGCCGGGAGGCGATGAACAGGCCGCCGCTCCGGCGCCGCCGATGGTGCTTGCAGCATCGGTGGTCGTGCAGGATCACGTGCCGCGTTCGACCTATACCGGGCGCTTGACGGCGGTCGAGACGGTCGACCTCAAGCCGCGCGTCTCGGGCTATATCGCCCATGTCAGCGTCCCCGAGGGGCAGATAGTCCGCCGCGGTCAGATCCTCTTTCGCCTCGATAGTGCGCCTTTCGCGGCGCGGCACGCCGCAGCACGCGCGGCGACGCGCGAAGCCGAAGCGCGGCTGGGACTCGCGGCGGCCGAGGATGTGCGGGCCCGCCGGCTCGTCGCCGAGGGTGTTGCCGGGCGTGAGCGGTCGGACGTAACCACCGCGACCCTGCGCGAGCGCGAAGCCCAGGTCGCATCGGCGCGCGCGGCGGAGCGACTGGCGGCGCTCGACCTTCGCTATGCCGGCGTCGAAGCACCCATCGCCGGCCGGGTCGGTCAGATACTCGTCACCCGGGGCAATCTGGTCGCCGGCGGTGAGGCTGCGACACCGCTCACGACCATCGTCTCGGTTGATCCGCTTTTTGTCGAATTCGATGTCGACGAAGCGACCTATCTTCGCTCGCTGGCCGATCGCCGCGGGCAAGGCGCCGGGGCCAAGGTCGACGTCCGCCTCGAAGACGGCAGCAAGCGGTCGGCGCGGCTGGATTTCATCGGCAACCGCCTCGACCGTGCGACGGGCACGATCCGCGCGCGTGCGATTTTGCCCAATCCGGGCGGCCGTCTGGCGCCGGGCCTGTTCGCCGAAGTCGATATCGCGACCGGCGATACACGGCCAGCCATTCTGGTCAGCGACCTCGCGATCGGCGTCGAACAGGGCAGACGCTTCGTCCTTGTTCTGGGTGCGAAGAACGTGACCGAATATCGTCCCGTGACACTGGGCCCGATCGTGGACGGCCTGCGCGTTGTGGAGAAAGGCTTGCGGCCCGGCGACCGCGTCATCGTCAAGGGGCTCGCCGGCCCCGGCATGGCGGTCAAGCCCAAGATCGTGCCGATGCCGCGCGGCAATGGCGTTCAGAAAGCTGGCGTGCAGCGGGAGGCGGCGCGATGA
- a CDS encoding MFS transporter — protein MQDFIPDPKRWAALALLCAAQFIVILDTSIIGVALPAMQADLGFSAGGLSWIFNAYVIAFGGLLLLGGRLGDLLGARRIFAGGFAILTLASLLAGLAPSQEMLLAGRALQGVGAALIAPSALTILMRLFGHDGAELGKAFGFWGAAAAAGGSAGVFLGGVITEWMSWNWTFLINVPLGLLVLALVPAVLGKSPRSSGGIDWFGAISVTGALVSLVYAIVSIESAGSDPSQTLSILVVSGILFAIFLIAQFARREPLLPLGIFKAPNLAAGNLVMALLGAAWIPLWFFLNLYLQQILGLSALASGLALLPMTVTIMVVMVGLSGRLIGRFGAKPNLVLGLLLMGGALWMFANLPPDGTFLMDVLPASLLAAFGMALAYIPTTMTGMAGARPEETGLASGLINTTYQIGSAIGLAIMVALSTSGSGEGTGQTAETMLAGFQTAFLGAGVAAGVAALAALLFVGTSGPQKDVPVG, from the coding sequence ATGCAGGACTTCATACCCGATCCGAAGAGATGGGCCGCTCTCGCGCTGCTTTGCGCCGCCCAGTTCATCGTGATCCTCGATACATCGATCATCGGCGTGGCCTTGCCCGCCATGCAGGCCGACCTCGGCTTCAGCGCGGGCGGGCTGAGCTGGATCTTCAATGCCTATGTCATCGCCTTTGGCGGCTTGCTGCTCCTCGGCGGACGGCTGGGCGATCTGCTCGGCGCCCGCCGCATCTTTGCGGGCGGATTTGCCATACTCACCTTGGCGTCGCTGCTGGCAGGGCTGGCGCCAAGCCAGGAGATGCTGCTTGCCGGACGGGCTTTGCAGGGCGTGGGCGCCGCGCTGATCGCGCCATCCGCCCTCACCATCCTCATGCGCCTTTTCGGGCATGATGGTGCCGAACTCGGCAAGGCGTTCGGTTTCTGGGGCGCCGCTGCCGCGGCGGGCGGCTCGGCCGGCGTGTTTCTGGGCGGCGTCATTACCGAATGGATGAGCTGGAACTGGACCTTCCTGATCAACGTGCCGCTCGGCCTTCTCGTGCTGGCGCTCGTTCCGGCCGTGCTCGGCAAGTCACCGCGCAGCAGCGGCGGCATCGACTGGTTCGGGGCGATCAGCGTCACAGGTGCGCTTGTCAGTCTCGTCTATGCCATCGTCTCGATCGAATCAGCCGGCTCCGACCCTTCGCAGACATTGTCGATACTGGTGGTTTCGGGAATTCTTTTCGCAATCTTCCTGATTGCCCAGTTCGCGCGGCGCGAGCCGCTTCTTCCCCTCGGCATTTTCAAGGCGCCGAACCTCGCGGCGGGCAATCTCGTGATGGCTTTGCTCGGGGCCGCCTGGATCCCGCTTTGGTTCTTCCTGAACCTCTATCTCCAGCAGATCCTCGGCCTCTCGGCGCTCGCCAGCGGCCTCGCGCTTTTACCGATGACCGTGACGATCATGGTCGTGATGGTCGGCCTTTCGGGCAGGTTGATCGGACGGTTTGGCGCCAAGCCCAATCTTGTGCTCGGGCTGCTGCTCATGGGCGGCGCGCTCTGGATGTTCGCGAACCTGCCGCCGGACGGAACTTTCTTGATGGACGTTCTGCCGGCTTCTCTCCTCGCCGCCTTCGGCATGGCCCTGGCCTATATTCCGACGACGATGACGGGCATGGCCGGCGCGAGGCCCGAGGAGACAGGCCTGGCATCAGGGCTGATCAACACGACCTACCAGATCGGCTCCGCCATCGGCCTCGCCATCATGGTTGCGCTCTCGACCTCCGGTTCCGGCGAAGGCACCGGCCAGACCGCCGAAACCATGCTGGCCGGTTTCCAGACCGCCTTCCTGGGAGCGGGGGTCGCCGCCGGTGTTGCCGCGCTCGCGGCGCTGCTGTTCGTTGGAACCTCCGGGCCGCAAAAGGATGTACCGGTCGGCTGA
- a CDS encoding cation diffusion facilitator family transporter, with translation MVTEDNERKILLSFLIIFAFMFVEAVGGYLSGSLALLADAGHMLTDAIALGLAYAAFRLGRRAADGQRSFGYARFEVIAGFVNALTLFGIVAWVLYEAVERFQNPGPVLAGSMFVVALTGMLVNLFVLWFLTRGDSDHVNVKGAVLHVMGDLLGSVGAIVAAGAIWFTGWTPIDPILSVLVSLLILRSAWSLLKNTLHILLEGAPANASSSEISEHLRAAVPGLQNASHIHIWSLTSGRVLATLQVQPADGADIRHVIGQVEHELKTKFQIEHPTIGIDWDGNAGCSLDAPGQAMAAHTGHAH, from the coding sequence GTGGTTACGGAGGATAACGAACGCAAGATTCTCCTTTCCTTCCTGATCATCTTCGCCTTCATGTTCGTCGAAGCTGTCGGCGGATATCTCTCGGGCTCGCTCGCGCTTCTGGCCGATGCCGGACATATGCTGACCGACGCCATCGCGCTCGGCCTCGCTTACGCCGCCTTCCGTCTCGGAAGGCGGGCTGCCGACGGGCAGCGCAGCTTTGGCTACGCCCGGTTCGAGGTGATCGCCGGGTTCGTCAATGCCCTCACTTTGTTCGGCATTGTCGCGTGGGTTCTCTACGAAGCGGTCGAGCGTTTCCAGAATCCGGGACCGGTTCTGGCCGGCTCGATGTTCGTGGTCGCCCTCACGGGCATGCTCGTGAACCTTTTCGTCCTCTGGTTTCTCACCCGCGGCGATTCAGACCATGTCAATGTCAAGGGTGCGGTGCTGCACGTGATGGGCGACCTGCTCGGCTCCGTCGGCGCCATCGTGGCCGCAGGCGCGATCTGGTTCACGGGCTGGACCCCGATCGACCCTATTCTCTCGGTGCTCGTGTCGCTGCTGATCCTGCGCAGCGCGTGGAGCCTGCTCAAGAACACATTGCATATCCTGCTCGAAGGCGCGCCCGCCAACGCCAGCAGTTCCGAAATATCCGAACATCTTCGTGCGGCCGTCCCGGGCCTGCAGAATGCCAGCCATATCCATATCTGGTCGTTGACGTCGGGGCGCGTGCTGGCGACGCTCCAGGTGCAGCCGGCGGACGGAGCCGATATCCGCCATGTGATTGGCCAGGTCGAGCACGAACTGAAGACGAAATTCCAGATCGAGCACCCGACAATCGGGATCGACTGGGACGGAAATGCCGGTTGCAGCCTCGACGCGCCCGGCCAGGCAATGGCGGCTCATACAGGCCACGCGCACTAG
- a CDS encoding heavy-metal-associated domain-containing protein yields MRRFYIPDMTCGGCARSVTRALQSVDPQARIETDPPAREVRVESVADEAAFLAALSEAGYPAGTRPAAAAIRSGD; encoded by the coding sequence ATGCGCCGTTTCTATATCCCCGATATGACCTGCGGCGGCTGCGCCAGGTCGGTCACCAGGGCGCTGCAAAGCGTCGACCCGCAGGCCCGCATCGAAACCGACCCGCCCGCGCGCGAGGTTCGGGTCGAGAGCGTGGCGGACGAAGCCGCATTCCTCGCGGCGCTCAGCGAAGCAGGCTATCCGGCCGGGACACGTCCCGCAGCCGCAGCCATCCGATCGGGAGATTAG